In one window of Methanoculleus chikugoensis DNA:
- a CDS encoding nucleotidyltransferase domain-containing protein, with the protein MTTVVAATGTSKALVSRYMRLLSRNGFCTQRGRVYAWNENARSLAVKRLLNIDLLMTAVVLPEWARGIGVYGSYAEGTNTAGSDLDLWVLVDAYTPDLEVPAARVGKSAGATVGAETNLLILTSERLSDLRETDQPFYTNLVRSSVTLGGASIDIY; encoded by the coding sequence GTGACGACGGTTGTCGCGGCGACCGGGACTTCGAAAGCCCTTGTCTCGCGCTATATGCGCCTGCTTTCCCGGAACGGATTTTGTACGCAACGCGGTCGGGTGTACGCCTGGAATGAGAACGCCCGAAGTCTGGCGGTGAAACGCCTGCTCAACATCGATCTCCTTATGACCGCGGTTGTGCTCCCGGAATGGGCACGGGGGATAGGAGTGTACGGGAGTTATGCAGAGGGGACGAACACGGCCGGTAGCGACCTTGACCTCTGGGTGCTGGTCGATGCGTATACGCCGGATCTCGAGGTCCCTGCGGCGAGAGTCGGGAAGAGTGCAGGTGCGACGGTCGGGGCAGAGACAAACCTGCTTATCCTCACCTCAGAGAGGCTCTCCGACCTGAGAGAGACCGATCAGCCGTTCTACACCAACCTCGTCCGGTCGAGTGTGACTCTCGGAGGTGCATCCATTGACATCTATTGA
- a CDS encoding HEPN domain-containing protein: protein MTSIEDCFKEKMLRRVAPSVEKANGSLNLAASYLDEAQQVAGLGARRISLTGAYMAWFHAARAVLFRDGIREKSHYCIELYLNHYAQSGDLEEEWVLMFSRMRTQRHESQYSFGPAPTTTEVLAAVEHAGQFIERIRRLLSETSRREWR, encoded by the coding sequence TTGACATCTATTGAAGACTGCTTTAAAGAGAAGATGCTTCGCAGGGTCGCACCTTCCGTGGAGAAGGCGAACGGATCGCTGAACCTTGCCGCCTCCTACCTTGACGAAGCACAGCAGGTAGCCGGTCTCGGCGCAAGGAGGATAAGCCTGACGGGTGCGTACATGGCATGGTTCCACGCAGCCCGTGCGGTACTCTTCCGCGATGGTATCCGCGAAAAGAGCCACTATTGCATTGAACTGTACCTTAACCACTATGCGCAGTCAGGAGACCTCGAAGAGGAGTGGGTGTTAATGTTTTCCAGGATGCGAACACAACGCCACGAGAGCCAGTATTCGTTCGGCCCGGCGCCGACCACCACCGAGGTTCTGGCGGCTGTCGAGCATGCCGGTCAGTTCATCGAGAGGATACGGCGCCTGCTCTCCGAAACGAGCAGGAGGGAATGGAGATGA
- a CDS encoding 4Fe-4S dicluster domain-containing protein, with protein sequence MRNFEDPEYAGNNPREIMEDARSVIVLGVAVPRGSIESLPKGRAEYTNTLMAGTATLRVIAFRLARLIEKEGYKATIVPTEGSEFGYWYADRETLMADMSIKYAAYCAGLGTYGINHLLITDEFGPRVRMTAIVTDAPLKGPEGPLRPLLNEDCKNCMKCVEACPAAAFTADGEIRRERCAEYMFQALGGLRCGLCVRVCPK encoded by the coding sequence GTGCGGAACTTCGAAGATCCGGAATACGCGGGCAACAACCCGCGGGAGATCATGGAGGATGCACGCTCGGTGATTGTCCTCGGCGTTGCGGTGCCGCGAGGCTCGATCGAGAGCCTGCCGAAGGGCAGGGCCGAGTATACCAATACCCTGATGGCGGGCACGGCGACGCTCCGGGTCATTGCCTTCCGGCTGGCGCGTCTGATCGAGAAGGAGGGCTACAAAGCCACGATCGTCCCTACGGAGGGCAGCGAGTTCGGGTACTGGTACGCAGACCGCGAGACGCTCATGGCTGATATGTCCATCAAGTACGCGGCGTACTGTGCGGGTCTCGGGACCTACGGGATCAACCATCTCCTGATCACGGACGAGTTCGGCCCGCGGGTCCGCATGACCGCCATCGTCACGGATGCCCCTCTCAAGGGACCGGAAGGCCCCCTGCGTCCTCTCCTGAATGAAGACTGCAAGAACTGTATGAAGTGCGTCGAGGCCTGCCCGGCCGCGGCGTTCACCGCCGACGGCGAGATCCGCCGGGAGCGGTGCGCCGAGTATATGTTTCAAGCGCTCGGGGGGCTCCGGTGCGGCCTCTGTGTCAGGGTATGCCCGAAGTGA
- a CDS encoding tetratricopeptide repeat protein, protein MKALFPAAGLCCVLILILFSSGCITYAGSQEYYDNRVAAEPNNAEAWCIRGMYYNNYHNQYAEALESCNRALELDPEYGLAWYLKGVILTNMNKTDEAAACFENATRYDPGLKQDVQSIVGDA, encoded by the coding sequence ATGAAGGCCCTGTTCCCGGCCGCAGGCCTCTGCTGTGTGCTGATACTTATTCTCTTTTCCAGCGGCTGCATCACCTATGCCGGAAGCCAGGAGTATTACGATAACCGGGTTGCAGCGGAGCCGAACAACGCCGAGGCGTGGTGTATCCGGGGGATGTACTACAACAATTACCACAACCAGTATGCCGAAGCGCTGGAGAGCTGCAACAGGGCGCTTGAACTGGACCCGGAATACGGGCTGGCCTGGTACCTGAAAGGAGTCATCCTGACGAACATGAATAAGACCGACGAGGCGGCGGCGTGCTTTGAGAACGCGACGAGGTACGATCCCGGGCTGAAGCAGGATGTGCAGTCCATCGTCGGCGATGCGTGA
- a CDS encoding nucleotidyltransferase domain-containing protein, translating to MRQRDALRYDQTLFRDRKVFEFAYMPDEPHHRDARIRELALLTQPALRSVIPKSAFLHAPPGTGKTAPVRRILPQQPFNTLNNHSIYYMLCEFKKFVGFRILAWFLTHPTGEIHINKLAREIGVSPGSVKSYADAFERDGLLTVTQIGTARLLALDNNSLAARELKRAYTVLLLVRAGIEEIAPGSIAVAVYGSTASGTFDEQSDIDILVIGDESQIDHDRVLALEAATGREAQVTTVPYYRWEQMKEESDPFVAGVLQNHIHVFGAAL from the coding sequence ATGAGGCAGAGAGACGCCCTTCGCTACGACCAGACGCTCTTTCGCGATCGTAAGGTCTTCGAGTTCGCCTACATGCCCGACGAGCCCCATCATCGCGACGCCCGGATCCGCGAACTCGCCCTCCTCACTCAGCCGGCCCTCCGGAGCGTCATCCCGAAGAGCGCGTTCCTCCACGCCCCACCCGGCACCGGCAAGACCGCCCCCGTCCGCCGGATCCTGCCTCAGCAACCGTTTAATACATTAAACAATCATTCAATATATTATATGCTCTGCGAGTTCAAGAAGTTCGTCGGGTTCCGGATCCTCGCCTGGTTCCTCACCCACCCCACAGGCGAGATCCACATCAATAAACTTGCCCGGGAGATCGGGGTCAGCCCGGGGAGCGTCAAGTCGTATGCCGATGCTTTCGAGCGGGACGGGCTCCTCACCGTCACGCAGATCGGGACGGCGAGGCTCCTTGCTCTCGATAACAACTCCCTCGCCGCCCGCGAGTTGAAGCGGGCCTACACTGTTCTTCTCCTCGTCCGGGCCGGCATCGAGGAGATCGCGCCGGGAAGCATCGCGGTCGCAGTCTATGGGAGCACCGCGTCGGGAACCTTCGACGAGCAGAGCGACATCGATATCCTGGTCATCGGCGACGAGAGCCAGATCGATCACGATCGGGTGCTGGCACTGGAAGCAGCGACCGGCCGTGAGGCGCAGGTGACGACCGTTCCGTACTACCGGTGGGAGCAGATGAAAGAGGAGAGCGATCCGTTTGTTGCCGGTGTCCTCCAAAATCACATCCATGTTTTCGGGGCGGCGCTATGA